One part of the Clostridium thermosuccinogenes genome encodes these proteins:
- a CDS encoding GTP pyrophosphokinase family protein, with translation MEKKLRKFHPQSDEASKMLMYKIQADELERYINEFTSIQLLYKSALREINTKLEILNDEFQSMHEYNPIEHIKSRVKTPKSIIDKLIRKGFPLSLDVARKELNDLAGVRVICSFIDDIYMIADMLISQDDVTLIKMTDYIKNPKPNGYRSLHLVVEIPVYFSNRMERVRVEVQIRTVAMDFWASLEHKLRYKYDGTAPEDVVEELRECSEQIRILDEKMTQINRTIRGTTARNLSVSE, from the coding sequence ATGGAGAAAAAGTTGCGTAAATTCCATCCGCAGTCCGATGAAGCTAGCAAAATGCTCATGTATAAAATCCAAGCAGATGAACTGGAAAGGTATATAAACGAATTTACAAGTATCCAGCTGCTGTATAAGTCTGCTTTAAGAGAAATCAACACCAAGCTGGAGATATTGAATGATGAGTTCCAAAGCATGCATGAATACAATCCTATTGAGCATATAAAATCCAGAGTAAAAACTCCGAAAAGCATCATTGATAAGCTGATACGAAAAGGATTTCCGCTGAGCCTGGATGTGGCACGCAAGGAATTGAATGACCTTGCCGGCGTCCGGGTAATATGCTCTTTTATCGACGATATCTATATGATAGCTGATATGCTAATTTCCCAGGATGATGTTACGCTGATAAAAATGACGGACTATATCAAAAATCCTAAACCTAATGGATATCGCAGCCTGCATCTGGTGGTCGAGATACCTGTGTACTTTTCAAACCGTATGGAAAGGGTGCGGGTTGAGGTCCAGATCAGGACTGTGGCTATGGATTTTTGGGCAAGCTTGGAGCATAAGCTGCGTTATAAATACGATGGAACAGCGCCGGAGGATGTGGTGGAAGAACTTCGTGAATGCTCTGAACAGATTAGGATTCTTGATGAAAAGATGACTCAGATTAACCGTACCATCCGGGGTACCACTGCTAGGAATCTGTCGGTTTCGGAATGA